In the genome of Triticum urartu cultivar G1812 chromosome 5, Tu2.1, whole genome shotgun sequence, one region contains:
- the LOC125508533 gene encoding stromal 70 kDa heat shock-related protein, chloroplastic-like translates to MATFTSQVSAMAGASPSCSLFVSRRRPAVMPLQMRVARGGRPRGLAMRVTCEKVVGIDLGTTNSAVAAMEGGKPTVITNAEGQRTTPSVVAYTKGGERLVGQIAKRQAVVNPENTFFSVKRFIGRKMAEVDDEAKQVSYNVVRDENGNVKLDCPAIGKQFAAEEISAQVLRKLVDDASKFLNDKITKAVVTVPAYFNDSQRTATKDAGRIAGLEVLRIINEPTAASLAYGFEKKNNETILVFDLGGGTFDVSVLEVGDGVFEVLSTSGDTHLGGDDFDKKIVDWLASTFKNDEGIDLLKDKQALQRLTEAAEKAKMELSTLTQANISLPFITATADGPKHIEATLSRAKFEELCSDLIDRLKTPVNNALKDAKLSVSNLDEVILVGGSTRIPAVQETVRKITGKDPNVTVNPDEVVSLGAAVQGGVLAGDVKDVVLLDVTPLSIGLETLGGVMTKIIPRNTTLPTSKSEVFSTAADGQTSVEINVLQGEREFVRDNKSLGSFRLDGIPPAPRGVPQIEVKFDIDANGILSVAAVDKGTGKKQDITITGASTLPKDEVERMVEEADKFAQEDKEKRDAIDTKNQADSVVYQTEKQLKELGDKVPAPVKEKVDVKLQELKDAIAGGSTQSMKTAMEALNQEVMQIGQAMYNQTSAGGAGSTDAETEPGAGSTSSGKGPNDGDVIDADFTDSN, encoded by the exons ATGGCTACCTTCACTTCCCAGGTCAGCGCGATGGCTGGCGCCTCCCCGTCGTGCTCTCTCTTCGTGAGCCGGCGGCGGCCGGCGGTCATGCCCCTGCAGATGCGGGTTGCTCGTGGCGGGAGGCCGCGCGGGTTGGCGATGCGGGTGACGTGCGAGAAGGTGGTGGGAATCGACCTGGGCACCACCAACTCCGCCGTCGCGGCGATGGAGGGCGGTAAGCCGACGGTGATCACCAACGCCGAGGGCCAGCGGACGACGCCGTCGGTGGTGGCGTACACCAAGGGAGGAGAACGGCTAGTGGGCCAGATTGCCAAGAGGCAGGCCGTCGTCAACCCGGAGAACACCTTCTTCTCCGTCAAGCGCTTCATTGGACGCAAGATGGCTGAGGTAGATGACGAGGCCAAGCAGGTCTCGTATAACGTTGTGCGCGATGAGAACGGAAACGTCAAGCTCGACTGCCCTGCTATCGGCAAGCAGTTCGCAGCGGAAGAGATATCCGCGCAG GTATTGAGGAAATTGGTGGATGATGCATCTAAGTTTCTGAATGACAAAATTACAAAAGCGGTGGTTACCGTTCCAGCGTACTTCAATGACTCGCAGAGAACAGCAACAAAGGATGCTGGCCGTATTGCAGGGCTGGAAGTTCTGCGCATTATAAATGAGCCAACTGCTGCATCTCTTGCTTATGGTTTTGAGAAGAAAAACAATGAAACGATTCTAGTGTTTGACTTGGGTGGCGGTACTTTTGATGTCTCTG TATTGGAGGTTGGAGATGGTGTATTTGAGGTGCTTTCCACATCTGGGGACACACACTTAGGTGGAGATGACTTTGATAAG AAAATTGTAGATTGGCTTGCTAGCACCTTCAAGAATGATGAAGGCATCGATCTTCTTAAGGATAAACAAGCCCTTCAGCGTCTTACTGAGGCAGCAGAAAAAGCTAAGATGGAATTGTCAACGCTCACACAGGCGAACATTAG CTTGCCATTCATAACTGCTACTGCTGATGGGCCCAAACACATTGAGGCAACCCTCTCTAGAGCTAAATTCGAGGAACTGTGTTCAGATCTGATTGATAG GCTTAAAACTCCTGTTAATAACGCCTTGAAAGATGCCAAGCTATCTGTTAGTAATCTAGATGAAGTGATTCTTGTGGGTGGATCCACCCGAATCCCTGCAGTGCAAGAAACTGTTAGGAAGATTACAGGCAAGGATCCCAATGTTACAGTCAACCCTGATGAGGTTGTTTCTCTTGGGGCGGCCGTACAG GGTGGAGTTTTGGCTGGAGATGTGAAGGATGTTGTTCTTCTTGATGTTACTCCATTGTCAATTGGTTTGGAGACGTTGGGTGGAGTGATGACGAAGATTATCCCCAGGAATACAACACTGCCCACCTCCAAATCAGAGGTATTCTCAACGGCTGCTGATGGACAGACAAGTGTTGAGATTAATGTGCTCCAGGGAGAGAGAGAGTTTGTCAGGGACAACAAGTCTCTTGGAAGCTTCCGACTGGATGGGATCCCTCCTGCACCACGTGGTGTACCACAAATTGAAGTGAAGTTTGACATTGATGCCAATGGCATTCTGTCAGTAGCAGCTGTTGATAAGGGTACTGGAAAGAAGCAGGATATCACCATCACTGGTGCTAGTACTCTACCAAAGGATGAG GTCGAGAGAATGGTAGAAGAAGCTGACAAGTTTGCCCAGGAGGACAAAGAGAAAAGAGATGCTATTGACACCAAGAACCAAGCAGACTCTGTGGTGTACCAGACGGAGAAGCAACTGAAGGAGCTTGGGGACAAGGTCCCTGCTCCTGTGAAAGAGAAGGTTGATGTAAAGCTCCAGGAACTGAAAGATGCCATTGCTGGTGGATCGACACAGAGCATGAAAACTGCCATGGAGGCTTTGAACCAGGAGGTAATGCAGATCGGACAGGCTATGTACAACCAAACTAGTGCTGGTGGTGCTGGCTCTACTGATGCTGAAACTGAGCCTGGTGCTGGATCAACAAGCTCAGGAAAGGGACCAAATGATGGAGATGTTATCGATGCGGACTTCACAGATAGCAATTAA